In Paenibacillus antri, a single window of DNA contains:
- a CDS encoding AAA family ATPase, whose translation MRIATVSIRNFRCLKEIENLPLQKFSIFIGENDSGKDAVIAIVFMFTDDFFDFDQKAFLPLLFGGRL comes from the coding sequence ATGCGGATTGCGACTGTTTCAATTAGGAATTTTCGTTGTTTAAAAGAAATTGAAAACCTGCCTCTTCAAAAGTTTTCGATTTTTATCGGGGAGAACGATTCCGGAAAGGACGCCGTAATTGCAATTGTCTTCATGTTCACCGATGATTTCTTTGATTTTGACCAGAAGGCGTTCCTGCCGCTCCTGTTTGGAGGTAGGCTTC
- a CDS encoding low molecular weight protein tyrosine phosphatase family protein has product MKLLFVCSRNKWRSLTAEKIFSVLTAYDVRSAGTEEGARVKVTEGHIGWADIIFVMEKKHIRRLRDKFNHELQYKQLVCLDIPDDYTFMDEDLIEILKSRVSEYIEIPSDF; this is encoded by the coding sequence ATCAAATTACTTTTCGTATGTAGTAGAAACAAATGGCGAAGTTTAACAGCAGAAAAGATCTTTAGTGTCTTAACTGCTTATGATGTTCGATCGGCTGGTACTGAAGAGGGAGCCAGGGTTAAAGTTACAGAAGGGCATATTGGTTGGGCGGATATCATTTTCGTTATGGAGAAGAAACATATTAGAAGATTAAGGGATAAATTTAACCATGAACTGCAGTACAAACAATTAGTTTGTCTTGATATTCCTGATGATTATACTTTTATGGACGAAGACCTAATTGAGATTTTGAAATCGAGAGTGTCAGAATATATTGAAATTCCAAGTGATTTTTGA
- a CDS encoding DUF6602 domain-containing protein, with amino-acid sequence MLPELLEILRRDSKQLEIDFERASIEGKGTPQEIADFRENSFQSFIERYYPFPYRVTKGGIFDSFGNRSDSIDCVICNPVHPHTIDTKGKFRLLLADGVDIAVEVKPDLSTYAELSRGLIQGISIKRLRRAKGSGFLEINHPHLYEHSKQLPFVIFSLRAKSDVLSTGKDIIKYYKENNVSLEEQADMVAINNSGIFYNYKFKEHFVWNRSIPDDKKIGWYFEGWGQDTLAGVLFHFQNFPPSVSHIDTPVLKRYFKQMRIDKLIRIDSEG; translated from the coding sequence ATGCTACCTGAACTTTTGGAAATATTAAGAAGAGATTCAAAGCAATTAGAGATAGATTTTGAAAGAGCAAGCATTGAAGGTAAAGGGACACCTCAGGAAATTGCTGATTTTAGGGAGAATAGTTTTCAATCTTTTATAGAGCGGTATTATCCTTTTCCATATAGAGTAACCAAGGGTGGAATTTTTGATAGTTTCGGTAACCGTTCAGACTCTATTGATTGTGTAATTTGTAATCCTGTTCACCCACACACAATTGATACAAAAGGAAAGTTTAGATTGCTCTTGGCCGATGGGGTAGATATAGCCGTAGAGGTTAAGCCAGATCTATCTACTTATGCTGAGTTATCAAGAGGCTTGATCCAAGGAATATCAATTAAAAGATTAAGAAGAGCTAAAGGATCAGGGTTTCTCGAAATAAACCACCCTCATTTATATGAACACTCCAAACAGCTCCCGTTCGTTATCTTCTCATTAAGAGCGAAGTCTGACGTATTAAGTACCGGCAAAGATATTATTAAGTACTACAAAGAAAATAATGTATCACTTGAGGAACAGGCGGATATGGTTGCTATAAATAATTCAGGGATTTTTTATAACTATAAATTTAAGGAACATTTTGTATGGAACAGATCTATACCAGATGATAAAAAAATAGGATGGTATTTTGAGGGTTGGGGACAAGATACATTAGCAGGAGTTTTATTTCATTTTCAAAACTTCCCCCCGAGTGTAAGCCATATTGATACACCGGTACTAAAGCGTTATTTTAAGCAAATGAGGATCGATAAGCTCATAAGAATTGATTCTGAAGGATAA
- a CDS encoding arsenate reductase/protein-tyrosine-phosphatase family protein has protein sequence MRETLSERTKHEINPERKKLMNIMFVCTDNFTRSVIAEFCLKDYLQRINDVSINVCSSGVRASSEISKYSNLHFDIMESKGIKLEGFTRTQFTEECFDTQDIIVGMSELHRDYIKQEYNRTIPLFNEMYNGTSLSVNIGSPEEDDFAVKMEELVNYIRDAMPVLYKKINERNL, from the coding sequence ATGCGAGAGACGTTATCCGAAAGAACGAAGCATGAAATAAACCCTGAAAGGAAGAAATTGATGAATATTATGTTTGTTTGTACTGACAATTTTACAAGAAGTGTGATTGCAGAATTTTGCCTAAAGGATTATTTGCAACGAATCAATGATGTGTCAATCAATGTTTGTTCGTCTGGGGTAAGAGCATCAAGTGAGATAAGTAAATATTCAAACCTGCATTTTGACATTATGGAGAGTAAAGGTATTAAATTAGAAGGTTTTACGAGGACACAATTTACTGAAGAATGTTTTGATACGCAGGACATTATTGTTGGAATGAGTGAATTACATAGGGATTATATAAAACAAGAGTACAACAGAACAATTCCATTGTTCAATGAGATGTATAACGGGACATCTTTATCTGTAAATATTGGTTCCCCCGAAGAAGACGATTTCGCCGTAAAGATGGAAGAACTCGTGAATTATATTAGAGATGCGATGCCAGTACTGTACAAGAAGATCAATGAAAGAAATTTGTGA
- a CDS encoding GNAT family N-acetyltransferase, with protein MKIREANLQDVEGIAHVHLLSWRETYSGIISESYLSNLSIEQRKKNWIWTFNNLNINEFICVAEDLNGRIVGFSNSGKNRNTEYEHEGEIYAIYLLKEYQNKGIGRMLFDFSVRRLRSSGYKSMMLWVLKDNPTLGFYKSFGGTVMGEKMIKIGEQELSELAVGWNVI; from the coding sequence TTGAAAATAAGAGAAGCCAATCTTCAAGATGTTGAAGGTATTGCACATGTTCATTTATTAAGTTGGAGGGAAACCTATAGTGGAATTATATCGGAATCTTATCTATCCAACCTTTCAATAGAACAAAGAAAAAAGAACTGGATCTGGACATTCAACAATTTAAACATAAATGAATTTATATGTGTTGCTGAAGATTTGAATGGGAGAATTGTTGGTTTCTCCAATTCAGGGAAAAATCGAAATACAGAATATGAACATGAAGGCGAGATATATGCTATTTATCTCTTAAAGGAATACCAAAATAAAGGAATAGGGAGAATGTTGTTTGATTTTTCAGTTAGACGATTAAGATCAAGTGGATACAAATCAATGATGTTATGGGTGTTAAAAGATAATCCAACACTCGGTTTTTACAAAAGTTTTGGTGGAACTGTGATGGGTGAGAAGATGATAAAAATAGGTGAACAAGAACTAAGTGAATTGGCAGTCGGATGGAATGTAATCTAA
- a CDS encoding DUF4304 domain-containing protein, which translates to MRETLCEISLKQRAIRIEDPWMDTKEFRELLKIHFKPRMNELGFKGSNHHFVKVTDNHFIYMFVIQANKYGGSCVMEMGATLDFLVTEKKQSEITVYDCDFRKRLRARPSLVQKIFKNTQEKWHENVENEEDAINTIHDMLNLVNGQLMGYYSQFSTFPNSITDITLDEIISGSRRLYDLGSPPKLRLALLIAKTHYYIGNLEQSDKIASWGLKNIGNATGLINDFRKLIQEE; encoded by the coding sequence ATGCGAGAGACGTTATGTGAAATCTCACTAAAACAAAGAGCAATCCGAATCGAGGATCCGTGGATGGACACTAAGGAGTTTAGAGAACTTTTAAAAATTCATTTTAAACCAAGAATGAATGAGCTTGGTTTCAAAGGTTCTAACCATCACTTTGTTAAGGTAACAGACAACCACTTTATCTATATGTTTGTAATTCAAGCAAACAAATATGGTGGTTCTTGCGTTATGGAGATGGGAGCTACACTTGATTTTCTTGTTACGGAAAAGAAACAGAGTGAGATAACAGTTTACGATTGTGACTTTAGGAAGAGGTTGCGAGCAAGGCCTTCCCTAGTTCAGAAGATTTTCAAGAATACTCAGGAGAAGTGGCACGAAAATGTTGAGAATGAGGAAGATGCAATTAATACGATCCATGACATGTTGAATCTTGTTAATGGACAATTAATGGGATATTATTCTCAATTTTCGACTTTTCCAAATTCAATAACTGATATCACTCTTGACGAGATTATATCGGGCAGTAGAAGACTGTATGATTTAGGTTCCCCACCAAAGTTAAGATTGGCATTATTAATAGCAAAGACTCATTACTACATAGGAAACCTCGAGCAATCAGATAAAATTGCTTCGTGGGGGTTAAAGAATATAGGAAATGCGACTGGATTGATTAATGATTTTCGTAAGCTTATTCAGGAAGAGTGA
- a CDS encoding arsenate reductase/protein-tyrosine-phosphatase family protein, with amino-acid sequence MNILFVCTDNFTRSVIAEFCMRDYLKRKSLNTINVASAGIRADSDISIYSDIHFIIMKGMGIDTSGFKRTMFDEDSFKTSDIIIGMSNLHVDYIKEKFGREIVLFNELVDGSQVSVQVGAPDHEEFQERMEELVDYINSSIPRIIEKIEEQ; translated from the coding sequence ATGAATATACTTTTTGTTTGCACTGACAACTTCACAAGAAGTGTGATCGCTGAATTCTGTATGAGGGATTATCTTAAAAGAAAGAGTTTAAATACCATTAATGTTGCGTCTGCAGGAATACGTGCCGATAGTGATATAAGCATATATTCAGATATACATTTTATAATCATGAAAGGAATGGGAATTGATACATCTGGATTTAAGAGGACGATGTTCGATGAAGATAGTTTTAAGACATCTGATATTATCATTGGTATGAGCAATTTGCATGTCGATTATATTAAAGAAAAATTTGGGAGAGAGATAGTATTATTTAATGAATTGGTTGACGGATCTCAAGTATCAGTACAAGTTGGAGCACCGGATCATGAAGAATTTCAAGAACGGATGGAAGAACTTGTAGATTATATTAATTCTTCAATACCAAGAATAATTGAAAAGATAGAAGAACAATGA
- a CDS encoding tyrosine-type recombinase/integrase: protein MALLDVLRGTSLTIQPALSAEWERRGSLFGNVLQRLDDPSSSPAWDVRTKAKLRNQLKARGYSDRTVKAYIGHVARFFATYQEGNEDWDEQLMMRYNVYLQERSFSHSYINQAISAITFYLRHVCEAPPVSVAYARPKREQKLPNVLSLQEVLRLLDCVTNVKHRALLYLTYASGLRVGEVVRLKPHDLDVERRTVKVRQGKGRKDRYTILSGAALYEVNRYVAMERPQFWLFPGQDARKPLTERAAQKVFEQALRKSGLKKEATIHTLRHSFATHLLEAGTDIRYIQELLGHRNLKTTERYTHVSVRDIRHIQSPLDRLLPSPES, encoded by the coding sequence TTGGCGCTGTTAGATGTGCTTCGCGGCACTTCCCTTACGATTCAACCCGCTTTGAGCGCGGAGTGGGAGCGAAGGGGGAGCTTGTTCGGGAACGTGCTGCAGCGATTGGATGATCCGAGTTCGTCCCCCGCTTGGGATGTTCGCACCAAGGCTAAGCTGCGGAACCAATTGAAAGCTAGGGGCTACAGCGACCGAACCGTGAAAGCGTACATCGGTCATGTTGCCCGGTTTTTCGCAACCTATCAAGAAGGGAACGAGGATTGGGATGAACAACTAATGATGAGGTACAACGTGTATTTGCAGGAACGGTCGTTTTCTCATTCTTACATTAATCAAGCGATCAGTGCGATTACGTTCTACCTTCGTCATGTGTGCGAGGCGCCTCCGGTTTCTGTTGCGTATGCCCGACCTAAGCGAGAACAGAAGCTCCCTAACGTGTTAAGTCTACAAGAAGTACTTCGATTGCTTGACTGCGTTACGAATGTAAAGCACCGAGCATTGCTCTACCTCACTTATGCTTCCGGCCTGCGGGTCGGCGAAGTCGTGCGGCTGAAACCTCACGATCTCGACGTTGAACGCCGAACCGTGAAGGTTCGGCAAGGCAAAGGGCGAAAAGATCGGTACACGATCCTCTCCGGCGCCGCGCTGTATGAAGTGAATCGGTATGTCGCTATGGAACGCCCGCAGTTCTGGCTGTTTCCAGGGCAGGACGCCCGAAAGCCGCTCACCGAACGCGCCGCGCAGAAGGTGTTCGAACAAGCGCTTCGGAAATCCGGTCTGAAGAAGGAAGCTACGATCCACACGCTCCGACATTCCTTCGCGACACACCTGTTAGAAGCGGGGACGGACATCCGTTATATTCAGGAGTTGCTCGGTCATCGGAACCTAAAGACCACGGAACGCTACACGCATGTCAGCGTACGGGACATCCGTCACATCCAGAGCCCGCTGGACCGCTTGTTGCCGTCGCCCGAGTCCTGA
- a CDS encoding PolC-type DNA polymerase III — translation MSVVAEKRSRFELLMQQANIPTDVIDSFFRDGYIERVETSRSNREWTFVLNKTTLVPRDVYRAFCKAIIDRFAHIAAIRFVLAYDEAVTTAEVMEAYWPLFVDWAQREVASVNGWLAKAKVETTGDLVSVTLLDATALELAKKKGIEEMLKTYFARNFARELRVKFLVGESRAEEYERFQAKLLEEERLFKQELLAEATYEEEPEVAGDAPEVLTYGYDIKDQPVPIQNVQEEEKKVVIQGTVFQLEAKELRNGSTLFQFSITDFTDSLQCKVFAKTKDDLKTLKLLSVGKWVRLRGKVEYDRFMMTPELVMMVNDLNEVAAPPERKDDAAEKRVEFHLHTTMSTMDAVSDIGEYVKLAAKWGHKAIAITDHSAVQAYPEAAKAAKKNGIKMIYGLEANVVNDSVPVVLQADDRPLAGATYVVYDVETTGLSVTNNKIIEIAGVKMIDGKVVDEFAKFIDPHEKIPYNITQLTNITDEMVAGAPEESEVIPQFVEWVGDAVLVAHNARFDTGFLQAACKRHGLPEMPNPVLDTLELARLLYPQMKNHRLNTLTDKFKVTLESHHRAIDDSKALGEVLMHLLKETDARNMKVLSQLNDYVGVDLSNTRPFHCCIYALNAVGKKNLYKLISLSHTEYFNRVACIPKSKLIELREGLLVVSGCEKGEFFEAVLNKSLEEAESVAEFYDVLEIQPITFYEHLVDKGLVASVAQLQAAIQTVLAIGKKQGKPVIATGNVHYAHPRQKLFRDITIHGITGFSPLKDQRKPEAHFRTTKEMLQEFAFLGQETAFEVVVANPSALADRFEDIELFPSTPFFPIIEGADEEMRETCYRTAREMYGDPIPEVIVTRLERELVPITKAGFSALYLISQRLVKKSNEDGYLVGSRGSVGSSVVAMMLGISEVNPLPPHYLCRKCTHSEWFTDGSIPSGFDLPNKNCPNCGEPMKGDGQDIPFETFLGFKGDKVPDIDLNFSGEYQPHAHNYTKVLFGEKSVFRAGTIGTVAEKTAYGFVKKYEEEKVVRWRGAEESRLALGCTGVKRSTGQHPGGIVVVPDYVEVEDITPVQFPADDTSADWKTTHFDYHAFDANLLKLDILGHDDPTMMRMLQDITGVDPTTIPMNDPKVMSIFSSTEALGVTPQQIRSPVATYGVPEMGTRFVRQMLEETQPKTFADLLQISGLSHGTGVWLGNAQELIKNGTCNIKTVIGCRDDIMLYLIYKAGMDASLAFKITESVRKGKGLTDEWIEEMKRCGVPKWYIDSCLRIEYMFPKAHAAAYVISAVRTAYFKVYYPIHYYATYFTVRAEDFDLDLLAQGYDAIYAKITEIEEKGFNATTKEKNMISPLEMALEMTARGFTFKPLDLYKSDARKFLVDGDSLIPPFSAVAGIGENAARNIAASREDGPYLSIEDFQQRSKASKTIIELLTGMGCFRGLPESNQLSLF, via the coding sequence TTGAGCGTTGTAGCTGAAAAACGTAGTCGGTTCGAGCTGCTCATGCAGCAAGCGAATATTCCGACCGACGTCATCGATTCTTTCTTTCGAGACGGGTATATCGAACGAGTCGAGACGTCTAGATCGAATCGGGAGTGGACGTTCGTCTTAAACAAAACCACCCTGGTGCCGAGGGACGTGTACCGCGCCTTCTGCAAGGCGATCATCGATCGCTTCGCGCATATCGCGGCGATCCGCTTCGTGCTCGCCTACGACGAAGCGGTGACGACCGCCGAAGTGATGGAAGCGTATTGGCCGTTGTTCGTCGATTGGGCGCAGCGCGAGGTCGCTTCGGTCAACGGCTGGCTCGCGAAGGCGAAAGTGGAGACTACGGGCGATCTCGTCTCCGTGACGCTGCTCGACGCGACGGCGCTCGAGCTCGCGAAGAAGAAGGGCATCGAAGAGATGCTCAAGACGTACTTCGCCCGTAACTTCGCGCGCGAGCTTCGCGTCAAGTTTCTCGTGGGGGAGTCGCGCGCGGAGGAATATGAACGATTCCAAGCGAAGCTGCTGGAGGAAGAGCGTCTGTTCAAGCAGGAGCTGCTCGCCGAAGCGACGTACGAAGAGGAGCCGGAGGTCGCGGGCGACGCGCCGGAGGTGCTGACGTACGGGTACGACATCAAGGATCAGCCCGTACCGATTCAGAACGTCCAAGAAGAAGAGAAGAAGGTCGTTATCCAAGGGACCGTGTTCCAGCTGGAAGCGAAGGAGCTGCGGAACGGCAGCACGCTCTTCCAATTTTCGATCACCGACTTCACGGATTCTTTGCAGTGCAAGGTGTTCGCGAAGACGAAGGACGATCTGAAGACGCTGAAGCTGCTTTCGGTCGGCAAGTGGGTGCGGCTGCGCGGCAAGGTGGAGTACGACCGGTTCATGATGACGCCCGAGCTCGTCATGATGGTGAACGACTTGAACGAAGTCGCTGCGCCGCCGGAGCGGAAGGACGACGCGGCCGAGAAGCGCGTGGAATTCCATCTGCACACGACGATGAGCACGATGGACGCGGTCAGCGACATCGGCGAATACGTGAAGCTCGCGGCGAAGTGGGGCCACAAGGCGATCGCCATCACCGACCATTCCGCGGTGCAGGCGTACCCGGAGGCGGCGAAAGCGGCGAAGAAGAACGGCATCAAGATGATCTACGGCCTCGAGGCGAACGTCGTGAACGATTCCGTGCCGGTCGTGCTACAGGCGGACGATCGCCCGCTCGCCGGCGCGACGTACGTCGTATACGACGTCGAAACGACGGGCCTCTCGGTCACGAACAACAAAATCATCGAGATCGCCGGCGTCAAGATGATCGACGGCAAGGTCGTCGACGAGTTCGCGAAGTTCATCGATCCGCACGAGAAGATTCCGTACAACATCACGCAGCTGACCAACATTACGGACGAGATGGTGGCGGGCGCTCCGGAAGAATCGGAAGTCATCCCGCAGTTCGTTGAGTGGGTAGGCGACGCCGTGCTTGTCGCGCATAACGCGCGCTTCGATACCGGCTTCCTACAAGCGGCATGCAAGCGTCACGGCTTGCCCGAGATGCCGAACCCGGTGCTCGACACGCTCGAGCTGGCGCGGTTGTTATACCCGCAGATGAAAAACCACCGTCTTAACACGCTTACCGATAAATTCAAGGTGACGCTCGAGAGTCATCACCGCGCGATCGACGACTCGAAGGCTCTCGGTGAGGTGCTCATGCACCTGCTCAAAGAGACGGACGCCCGCAACATGAAGGTGCTGTCGCAGCTGAACGACTACGTCGGCGTCGACTTGTCGAACACTAGACCGTTCCACTGCTGCATCTACGCGCTTAACGCGGTCGGCAAGAAGAACTTATATAAATTAATATCCTTATCTCATACCGAATATTTCAACCGCGTCGCCTGTATTCCGAAGTCGAAGCTCATCGAACTGAGGGAGGGGCTGCTCGTCGTCTCGGGCTGCGAGAAAGGCGAATTTTTCGAAGCGGTGCTCAATAAATCGTTGGAGGAAGCCGAGAGCGTCGCCGAGTTTTACGACGTGCTCGAGATTCAGCCGATTACGTTCTACGAGCATCTGGTGGACAAGGGGCTCGTCGCCAGCGTCGCGCAGCTGCAAGCGGCGATCCAGACGGTGCTGGCGATCGGCAAGAAGCAAGGGAAGCCGGTCATCGCGACGGGCAACGTCCACTACGCGCATCCGCGGCAGAAGCTGTTCCGCGACATTACGATTCACGGCATCACCGGCTTCAGCCCGTTGAAGGATCAGCGCAAGCCGGAAGCGCACTTCCGCACGACGAAAGAGATGCTGCAGGAATTCGCGTTCCTCGGTCAGGAGACGGCGTTCGAAGTCGTCGTCGCCAATCCTTCGGCGCTAGCGGATCGGTTCGAAGACATCGAGCTGTTCCCGTCGACGCCGTTCTTCCCTATCATCGAAGGCGCGGACGAGGAGATGCGCGAGACGTGTTATCGGACCGCTCGCGAAATGTACGGCGATCCGATTCCGGAGGTAATTGTCACGCGGCTCGAGCGGGAGCTCGTGCCGATTACGAAAGCCGGATTCTCCGCGTTGTACCTGATCTCCCAGCGGCTCGTAAAGAAGTCGAACGAAGACGGCTATCTGGTCGGCTCCCGGGGTTCCGTCGGCTCTTCGGTCGTCGCTATGATGCTTGGCATCTCGGAGGTCAATCCGCTGCCGCCGCATTACTTATGCCGGAAGTGTACGCATTCCGAGTGGTTCACCGACGGCAGCATCCCGAGCGGCTTCGACCTGCCGAACAAGAACTGCCCGAACTGCGGCGAACCGATGAAAGGCGATGGCCAAGACATCCCGTTCGAGACGTTCCTTGGGTTCAAGGGGGATAAAGTCCCCGATATCGACTTGAACTTCTCGGGCGAATACCAGCCGCACGCACACAACTATACGAAGGTGCTGTTCGGCGAAAAGAGCGTCTTCCGCGCCGGCACGATCGGCACCGTCGCCGAGAAGACGGCGTACGGCTTCGTAAAGAAATACGAAGAGGAAAAGGTCGTCCGCTGGCGCGGCGCGGAAGAGAGCCGGCTCGCGCTCGGCTGCACCGGCGTCAAGCGCTCGACCGGTCAGCATCCCGGCGGCATCGTCGTCGTACCGGATTACGTCGAAGTCGAGGACATTACGCCGGTGCAATTCCCGGCGGACGACACGTCGGCCGACTGGAAGACGACGCACTTCGATTACCACGCCTTCGACGCGAACCTGCTGAAGCTCGATATTCTGGGGCACGACGATCCGACGATGATGCGGATGCTCCAGGACATCACCGGCGTCGATCCGACGACGATTCCGATGAACGATCCGAAGGTGATGAGCATCTTCTCGTCGACCGAGGCGCTCGGCGTGACGCCGCAGCAAATTCGGTCGCCCGTCGCCACGTACGGCGTGCCCGAGATGGGGACGCGGTTCGTCCGGCAGATGCTAGAAGAGACGCAGCCGAAGACGTTCGCGGACTTGCTCCAGATTTCCGGCTTGTCCCACGGCACCGGGGTCTGGCTCGGCAACGCGCAAGAGCTGATCAAGAACGGCACATGTAACATCAAAACCGTTATCGGTTGCCGCGACGACATCATGTTGTACTTGATTTACAAGGCGGGCATGGATGCGTCGCTGGCGTTCAAGATTACGGAGAGCGTGCGTAAAGGTAAAGGTCTTACCGACGAGTGGATCGAAGAGATGAAACGCTGCGGCGTTCCGAAATGGTACATCGACTCCTGCCTCCGCATCGAATACATGTTCCCGAAGGCGCACGCGGCCGCTTACGTTATTTCCGCGGTGCGGACGGCGTATTTCAAGGTGTATTATCCGATCCATTATTATGCGACCTACTTCACCGTACGCGCGGAAGACTTCGACTTGGACTTGCTCGCGCAAGGCTACGACGCCATCTACGCCAAGATCACGGAGATCGAGGAAAAGGGCTTCAACGCCACGACCAAAGAGAAAAATATGATTTCTCCGCTCGAGATGGCTTTGGAGATGACGGCGCGCGGATTTACGTTCAAGCCTCTGGACTTGTACAAGTCGGATGCGCGCAAATTCCTCGTCGACGGCGACTCGCTCATTCCGCCGTTCTCGGCGGTAGCGGGTATCGGCGAGAACGCCGCCCGCAACATCGCCGCTTCTCGCGAGGACGGTCCTTATCTCTCGATCGAGGACTTCCAGCAGCGCTCGAAGGCGTCCAAGACGATCATCGAGCTGCTCACCGGCATGGGCTGCTTCCGCGGCTTGCCGGAGTCGAATCAGCTGTCCTTATTCTAG